One genomic segment of Arthrobacter sp. Marseille-P9274 includes these proteins:
- a CDS encoding HNH endonuclease signature motif containing protein, with protein sequence MAIAPLEATQEATGFLASMRDELQEFATIFRQNAGLQDPRVVADCVGLFEDLSRTVEQLQVTGAHTVERQGVASAVGRDPGNPESKSEFRDAADYLRARLRISRTEARRRIRVGAGTMPQTLISGGEAPPKYEHLAAGLAESEIGGTAATLIHDTLERIRPVAAPDHLAAMEQQLTRQAAESDLDTLRIIARSWEAAIDPDGREPSTEQLAAQQGVFIKRKRWGLHRLEVCATDEQYEHLITAMNTATNPRLQTTFGPEAGDPQATHSSLGHLTDGAAGEASEAAAGPAGEAGPPPGWPNPTRPQLLLQGLVGACQIALSTDKLPSAGGHRPQVMVTIDYQDLMSATEAGTTGQAVFTGLITPRTVRKMACDADLIPLVFGGKGEVLDIGRAQRLFTPAQRRGLVARDKGCAFPGCTMPAHWTEAHHIRYWKKHKGSTSVANGVLLCSFHHHLVHAGDWIIESIDGIPWFIPPAYIDPSQVPRRNRFRHPPVLKHTGQLTAPARQTDGCNEPSGGSPVLTATASPPAPAPVESTDNWSRPFGDGPLQPNEPPW encoded by the coding sequence ATGGCGATCGCACCCCTCGAAGCGACTCAGGAAGCCACCGGCTTCCTCGCTTCGATGCGCGACGAGCTACAGGAATTCGCCACGATTTTCCGTCAGAATGCCGGCCTTCAGGACCCGCGGGTCGTGGCCGATTGCGTGGGGCTGTTCGAGGATCTTTCGAGGACCGTCGAGCAGCTGCAGGTCACCGGGGCGCATACGGTGGAGCGGCAAGGCGTAGCAAGCGCGGTGGGCCGGGACCCGGGCAACCCGGAGTCAAAGTCGGAGTTCCGGGACGCCGCGGACTACCTCCGCGCCCGGCTACGGATCAGCCGGACCGAAGCCAGACGCCGCATCCGCGTCGGCGCCGGCACCATGCCGCAAACCCTCATCTCCGGCGGCGAGGCGCCGCCGAAGTACGAACACCTGGCAGCAGGACTGGCCGAGTCCGAGATCGGCGGCACGGCCGCCACGCTCATCCACGACACCCTCGAACGCATCCGTCCGGTTGCCGCCCCGGACCACCTGGCCGCCATGGAACAGCAGCTGACCCGGCAGGCGGCGGAATCCGATCTGGACACGCTGCGCATCATCGCGCGTAGCTGGGAAGCCGCCATTGATCCAGACGGACGCGAACCCAGCACGGAACAGCTCGCCGCCCAGCAAGGCGTCTTCATCAAACGGAAGCGCTGGGGCCTGCACCGGCTCGAAGTATGTGCCACGGATGAACAGTACGAGCACCTCATCACCGCCATGAACACGGCCACCAATCCGCGCCTGCAAACCACCTTCGGCCCCGAAGCCGGCGACCCTCAGGCTACCCATAGCAGCCTCGGCCACCTCACGGACGGCGCCGCCGGGGAGGCAAGCGAAGCGGCAGCCGGCCCGGCGGGAGAAGCAGGACCGCCCCCGGGCTGGCCGAACCCCACCCGGCCCCAGCTACTGCTGCAGGGTCTGGTCGGGGCCTGCCAGATCGCGCTGTCCACGGATAAGCTTCCCAGCGCCGGAGGCCACCGCCCGCAGGTCATGGTCACCATCGACTACCAGGACCTGATGAGTGCAACCGAAGCCGGCACCACCGGCCAGGCCGTCTTCACCGGACTCATCACACCCCGCACGGTCCGCAAGATGGCCTGCGACGCGGACCTCATCCCCCTCGTGTTCGGCGGCAAAGGCGAAGTCCTCGACATCGGACGCGCACAGCGGCTCTTCACCCCCGCCCAGCGCCGCGGCCTCGTCGCCCGGGACAAGGGCTGCGCCTTCCCCGGCTGCACCATGCCGGCCCACTGGACCGAAGCCCACCACATCCGCTACTGGAAAAAACACAAAGGCAGCACCTCCGTCGCCAACGGCGTGCTCCTCTGCTCCTTCCACCACCACCTGGTCCACGCCGGAGACTGGATCATCGAATCGATCGACGGCATACCGTGGTTCATCCCGCCCGCCTACATAGACCCCTCACAAGTCCCACGACGAAACAGATTCCGGCACCCGCCGGTCCTCAAACACACAGGCCAATTGACGGCTCCGGCCCGACAGACAGACGGCTGCAACGAGCCATCAGGAGGATCTCCAGTGCTCACCGCCACGGCCAGTCCTCCGGCCCCGGCCCCTGTCGAATCAACCGACAACTGGAGTCGCCCATTCGGCGACGGACCGCTGCAACCGAACGAACCGCCCTGGTAG
- a CDS encoding FAD-dependent oxidoreductase, with protein MAAALRPRHSGFPGLEPDRVAAKMCMVTDSPDGQFLLGRLHPGSRIIVASGDTGHGFKHAPAIGELAAQIALGETPFIDLDFLDPARFAADRPLVRPIGR; from the coding sequence CTGGCAGCAGCTCTCCGGCCTCGTCACTCAGGCTTTCCCGGCCTGGAACCCGACCGCGTTGCAGCCAAGATGTGCATGGTCACGGATTCCCCCGACGGCCAGTTCCTCCTCGGCCGCCTGCACCCGGGCTCGCGCATCATCGTCGCCAGCGGCGACACCGGCCACGGCTTCAAGCACGCCCCCGCCATCGGCGAACTCGCCGCCCAGATAGCCCTCGGCGAGACCCCTTTCATCGACCTGGACTTCCTGGACCCCGCGCGTTTCGCCGCCGACAGGCCCCTCGTTAGGCCCATCGGCCGGTAG
- a CDS encoding D-alanyl-D-alanine carboxypeptidase family protein: protein MFAVLLAVFVCLGLVAPAATAATVNGYEIDEVSSLQVVVNKHRKLNPQSYVPSRMVRIQGQSLRAEAADAYKKFASAAKKAGVSIVPVSGYRSYNQQASLYNNYVLQYGQETADTLAARPGYSEHQTGLAMDIGNPGGTCALDPCFANTPAGKWAAEHADDYGFIIRYPKGAEATTGYTYEPWHLRYVGTSLVADMNDGDFLTLEDFFRLDAAPDYP from the coding sequence ATGTTCGCAGTGCTGCTGGCCGTGTTCGTGTGCCTCGGCCTGGTCGCTCCCGCCGCGACGGCGGCGACGGTCAACGGCTATGAGATCGACGAGGTTTCCAGCCTGCAGGTGGTGGTGAACAAGCACCGGAAGCTGAACCCGCAGAGCTATGTCCCGTCCCGCATGGTGAGGATCCAAGGCCAATCGCTGCGGGCGGAAGCCGCCGATGCTTACAAGAAGTTCGCCAGCGCTGCCAAGAAGGCGGGCGTCAGCATCGTGCCCGTGAGCGGATACCGCTCCTACAACCAGCAGGCCAGCCTCTACAACAACTACGTGCTGCAGTACGGCCAGGAAACGGCCGACACCCTCGCTGCCCGCCCCGGCTACAGCGAGCACCAGACCGGCCTGGCCATGGACATCGGCAACCCCGGCGGAACCTGTGCCCTCGATCCGTGCTTCGCGAACACTCCGGCCGGCAAATGGGCCGCCGAGCACGCCGACGACTACGGCTTCATCATCCGCTACCCGAAGGGAGCCGAGGCCACCACCGGCTACACGTACGAGCCATGGCACCTGCGGTACGTCGGCACGTCCCTCGTGGCGGACATGAACGACGGCGATTTCCTCACCTTGGAGGATTTCTTCCGGCTGGACGCAGCGCCTGACTACCCCTGA
- a CDS encoding acyl-CoA dehydrogenase family protein, which yields MTSVTTHTTHAAETDYETLANRFRPIFARIAEGASAREQDHQLPFDQIKELTKAGFGAVRVPVADGGAGATLPQLFRLLTELAAADSNIPQALRGHFAFVEDRLVSSGPQRAVWLERFVNGEIAGNSWTEVGSVKIGDVITKVSPDPDSATGGFRVNGTKYYSTGSIFADWIDTFAQRTDNDVKVIAVVNAHQPGVTHSDDWDGFGQQTTGSGTSTFKDAVVEAENVIDFDTRFKYQTAFYQVVLLAVLAGSIKAAERDIATEVRNRTRIFSHGNADSFREDPQILQVIGEVSARGYAAEATVERAAQALQRAYEAAFLGDLEREEHLNDLAELESAQAQVVLTDLATRATSDIFDALSASGTSTKKNFDRHWRNARTAANHNPWVFKARIIGDYSVNGTVPPRVWAIGAGPGAKK from the coding sequence ATGACCTCCGTAACCACGCACACCACGCACGCCGCCGAGACCGACTACGAGACTCTTGCCAACCGCTTCCGCCCGATCTTCGCGCGCATCGCCGAGGGTGCCAGCGCCCGCGAGCAGGACCACCAGCTGCCGTTCGACCAAATCAAGGAGCTGACCAAGGCGGGCTTCGGCGCCGTGCGCGTTCCGGTGGCCGACGGCGGTGCCGGCGCCACCCTGCCGCAGCTGTTCCGCCTGCTGACCGAGCTCGCCGCCGCGGACTCGAACATCCCGCAGGCGCTGCGCGGCCACTTCGCCTTCGTCGAGGACCGGCTGGTCTCCTCCGGTCCGCAGCGCGCGGTCTGGCTGGAGCGCTTCGTGAACGGCGAGATCGCGGGCAACTCGTGGACCGAGGTCGGCAGCGTGAAGATCGGCGACGTCATCACCAAGGTCAGCCCGGACCCGGACTCGGCCACCGGCGGCTTCCGCGTCAACGGCACCAAGTACTACTCGACCGGCAGCATCTTCGCCGACTGGATCGACACCTTCGCCCAGCGCACGGACAACGACGTCAAGGTCATCGCCGTCGTCAATGCGCACCAGCCGGGCGTCACGCATTCCGACGACTGGGACGGCTTCGGCCAGCAGACCACCGGCTCCGGCACCAGCACCTTCAAGGACGCCGTGGTCGAGGCCGAGAACGTCATCGACTTCGACACCCGCTTCAAGTACCAGACCGCGTTCTACCAGGTCGTCCTGCTCGCCGTCCTCGCCGGCAGCATCAAGGCCGCCGAGCGCGACATCGCCACCGAAGTCCGCAACCGCACGCGCATCTTCTCGCACGGCAACGCCGACTCCTTCCGCGAGGATCCGCAGATCCTGCAGGTCATCGGCGAGGTCTCGGCCCGCGGCTACGCAGCCGAAGCCACCGTCGAGCGCGCCGCCCAGGCACTGCAGCGCGCGTACGAAGCCGCGTTCCTCGGCGACCTCGAGCGCGAAGAGCACCTCAACGACCTCGCCGAGCTCGAAAGCGCCCAGGCCCAGGTGGTCCTGACCGACCTCGCCACCCGCGCCACCTCGGACATCTTCGACGCGCTCTCCGCCTCGGGCACCAGCACGAAGAAGAACTTCGACCGGCACTGGCGCAACGCCCGCACGGCCGCGAACCACAACCCGTGGGTCTTCAAGGCGCGCATCATCGGCGACTACTCGGTCAACGGCACCGTCCCGCCGCGCGTCTGGGCCATCGGCGCCGGCCCCGGCGCCAAGAAGTAG
- a CDS encoding AmiS/UreI family transporter: MSFICLILSGVALLTNGLALLGRIPPRDSGTLNLLIGGLQLILATLIAVTAAGDPAELLSAAGVVLFGLTYTYVGLNSLFDLGSAGVGWFCVLVAALAVVYAVSNLAADPFSAVLWASWAVLWTLFFLLLALGKSALTAYTGWATLLTSQLTTTLPALLGLNGAWPSGWGSAAAAAVVIALLFTAARFLALRTGRAAVVLPNPEPARADKVRASADAELPKPVQKPAPAAV, translated from the coding sequence ATGTCCTTCATCTGCCTCATCCTCTCCGGCGTGGCACTGCTGACCAACGGTCTGGCCCTGCTCGGACGCATACCGCCGCGCGACAGCGGCACCCTGAACCTGCTCATCGGCGGCCTCCAGCTGATCCTGGCCACCCTGATTGCCGTGACCGCCGCGGGCGATCCGGCCGAGCTGCTCAGCGCCGCCGGTGTCGTCCTCTTCGGCCTGACCTACACGTACGTCGGCCTGAACTCGCTGTTCGACCTCGGCTCGGCCGGCGTCGGCTGGTTCTGCGTCCTCGTCGCCGCGCTCGCGGTGGTCTACGCGGTCTCCAACCTGGCCGCCGACCCGTTCTCCGCGGTGCTGTGGGCCAGCTGGGCCGTGCTGTGGACGCTGTTCTTCCTGCTCCTCGCCCTCGGCAAGTCCGCGCTCACCGCCTACACCGGCTGGGCCACCCTGCTCACCAGCCAACTAACGACGACGCTGCCCGCCCTTTTGGGGCTGAACGGTGCCTGGCCTTCGGGCTGGGGGAGTGCCGCGGCAGCCGCCGTCGTGATCGCCCTCCTGTTCACGGCCGCAAGGTTCCTGGCCCTGCGCACCGGCCGCGCCGCCGTCGTACTTCCCAACCCCGAACCCGCTCGGGCAGACAAGGTCCGCGCGTCCGCCGACGCTGAACTTCCGAAGCCCGTCCAGAAGCCGGCGCCCGCCGCCGTCTGA
- a CDS encoding ABC transporter substrate-binding protein — MRNTVRLPAVLITGLLLVLGMVGCSASPFEDGQASAGAAGSQAPLLVGSANFPESETLAEIYAGALNAGGLPAATKPRIGSREVYARAVQDGSIDLVPDYSGNLLRYLDEGTSARSAEEVMKELPGKLPKGLAVLEPAAAEDKDALVVTQQTADKHGLESLEDLGKICDRIALGMPPEAQERPQGLSGLEAVYGCVPKEFVPFSDGGGALTLQALLDDRVQAANIFTTSPSIAANRLVALKDTKDLFAAQQVLPLIRTDTVGSEARDILNKVSQVLTTEDLMQLNEQVSGDAKQNPRDAAAAWLKDKGLA, encoded by the coding sequence ATGCGGAACACCGTCAGGCTTCCAGCGGTTCTGATCACCGGGCTCCTGCTCGTCCTGGGCATGGTCGGCTGCAGCGCCAGTCCGTTCGAGGACGGACAAGCCAGCGCCGGGGCGGCCGGGTCCCAGGCGCCCTTGCTCGTGGGATCGGCGAATTTCCCGGAGAGCGAGACCCTCGCCGAGATCTATGCAGGGGCTTTGAACGCCGGAGGCCTTCCCGCGGCAACCAAACCGCGGATTGGCTCCCGCGAGGTCTACGCCCGGGCAGTGCAGGACGGCTCCATCGACCTGGTGCCCGATTACAGCGGCAATCTTCTGCGCTATCTGGACGAGGGCACCTCAGCGCGGAGCGCCGAAGAAGTGATGAAGGAACTGCCCGGAAAGCTGCCGAAGGGGCTTGCGGTACTGGAACCGGCTGCCGCGGAGGACAAAGACGCGCTCGTCGTCACGCAACAGACTGCGGACAAGCACGGACTGGAATCCCTCGAGGACCTGGGCAAAATCTGTGACCGTATTGCCCTCGGAATGCCGCCCGAGGCCCAGGAGCGTCCGCAGGGACTGTCGGGGCTTGAGGCAGTTTATGGATGTGTCCCGAAGGAGTTTGTCCCGTTTAGCGACGGCGGCGGGGCGCTGACGCTCCAGGCGCTGCTGGACGACCGGGTCCAGGCCGCCAACATCTTCACCACTTCCCCGTCGATCGCGGCGAACAGGCTGGTCGCGCTGAAGGACACCAAGGACCTCTTCGCGGCCCAGCAGGTGCTTCCCCTGATCCGCACCGACACCGTCGGCAGCGAGGCCAGGGACATCCTGAACAAGGTCTCGCAGGTACTGACCACTGAGGACCTCATGCAGCTCAACGAGCAGGTCTCCGGGGACGCGAAGCAGAACCCCCGTGACGCCGCAGCCGCCTGGCTCAAGGACAAGGGACTCGCCTGA
- a CDS encoding MFS transporter yields MMASAAGSGGEPDKPRNRVSDAVLRSVGFLSFFDRFGTPPMLVVLADRTGLSLGQAVQLVAAYALLYAIGQPVWGLLSDRFGRLAILRTALAGVLVGSVASALSGSYVPLLLARAFTGLMAGALYPTLMTILGDTRTGIERARGLSDLQIYSSLGTTIAALATGTLAALVDWRLVFVLPAVGCLVLLILLRGLEIDGHSGRGGVRLGHAFSPSALGIYGLAVLEGAVLMGILTYIVPALQHAGVGVSLAGMLAAGFGVGVILGARIMRRLVQGFTRTQLIAIGGAVLVTAFLVSSLWHVPAALTTTAVLVGVSNAVLHSSMQGWATDIAPQARATSVALFAGSLFLGSSLQNFVTAGLADDRQYGTIFLLGLVASIFLTVIAALGHASWKQKQT; encoded by the coding sequence ATGATGGCGAGTGCAGCCGGTTCCGGCGGAGAGCCCGACAAGCCGCGGAACCGTGTATCCGATGCCGTCCTGCGGTCGGTGGGTTTCCTATCCTTCTTCGACCGCTTCGGCACGCCGCCGATGCTCGTGGTGCTGGCTGACCGGACGGGCCTGTCGCTCGGCCAGGCCGTCCAGCTGGTGGCGGCGTATGCGCTGCTTTACGCCATCGGGCAGCCGGTGTGGGGGCTGCTGAGCGACAGGTTCGGCCGCCTGGCGATCCTGCGTACGGCGTTGGCAGGGGTCCTGGTCGGGTCGGTGGCCAGCGCGCTGTCCGGCAGCTACGTCCCGCTGCTCCTGGCGCGGGCGTTCACGGGGCTGATGGCCGGCGCGCTGTATCCGACCCTGATGACGATCCTCGGCGATACGCGGACCGGGATCGAGCGGGCCCGCGGGCTGTCCGACCTGCAGATCTATTCGTCGCTCGGGACGACCATCGCGGCCCTCGCCACCGGCACGCTGGCCGCGCTGGTGGACTGGCGGCTGGTGTTTGTGCTGCCGGCCGTAGGCTGCCTGGTCCTGCTGATCCTGCTGCGCGGGTTGGAAATCGACGGGCACTCCGGGCGCGGCGGCGTCCGGCTGGGGCACGCGTTCTCGCCCTCCGCCCTGGGCATCTACGGGCTGGCGGTCCTGGAGGGCGCCGTGCTCATGGGAATCCTGACGTACATCGTCCCGGCCCTGCAGCACGCCGGGGTTGGGGTCAGTCTGGCCGGCATGCTCGCCGCAGGATTCGGCGTCGGAGTAATCCTCGGGGCCCGCATCATGCGCCGGCTGGTCCAGGGGTTCACCCGCACCCAGCTCATCGCCATCGGAGGAGCCGTGCTAGTCACTGCGTTCCTGGTTTCGTCGCTGTGGCACGTCCCCGCAGCGTTAACAACGACGGCGGTGCTTGTCGGCGTTTCCAATGCCGTCCTTCACTCCTCCATGCAGGGATGGGCCACCGACATCGCCCCGCAGGCCCGTGCCACGAGCGTCGCACTGTTTGCCGGCTCGCTGTTCCTCGGCAGCTCGCTGCAGAACTTCGTCACCGCCGGGCTCGCCGACGACCGGCAGTACGGCACGATCTTCCTCCTCGGCCTGGTGGCGAGCATCTTCCTGACGGTTATCGCCGCCCTGGGCCACGCCTCCTGGAAGCAGAAGCAGACCTGA
- a CDS encoding HNH endonuclease signature motif containing protein: MAVRTFEATREAAGFLASMRDELQEFASVFRQEAVLQSPGVLAECVGLFEDLSRTVEQLQLTGAHAIEQLGVSTMTGRDPGNPESKSEFRDTADYLRARLRISRSEARRRIRVGAGTMPETLISGGEAPPKYEHLAAGLAESEIGGTAATLIHDTLERIRPVAAPDHLAAMEQQLTRQAAEADLDTLRIVARSWEAAIDPDGREPSMEQLAAQQGVFIKRKRWGLHRLEVCATDEQYEHLITAMNTATNPRLQATFEPESGQSGTNAGRDLAVTAEGGEAAGAEAALTDDDAPNPDWPMPTRPQLLLQGLVGACKIALSTDKLPASGGHRPQVMVTIDYQDLMSATEAGTSGQAVFTGLITPRTVRKMACDADLIPIVFGGKGEVLDIGRAQRLFTPAQRRALVARDKGCAFPGCTMPAHWTEAHHIRYWKKHKGRTSVANGVLLCSFHHHLIHAGDWIIESIDGIPWFIPPAYTDPSQVPRRNRYRHPLSLNAQAN, from the coding sequence ATGGCAGTCAGGACGTTCGAAGCGACTCGGGAAGCCGCGGGCTTCCTCGCTTCGATGCGCGACGAACTCCAGGAATTCGCGTCCGTCTTCCGTCAGGAGGCCGTCCTGCAGAGCCCCGGAGTCCTGGCGGAGTGTGTGGGGCTGTTCGAGGATCTTTCGAGGACCGTCGAGCAACTGCAGTTGACCGGCGCGCATGCCATCGAGCAATTGGGCGTGTCCACCATGACGGGCCGGGACCCGGGCAACCCGGAGTCGAAGTCCGAATTCCGGGACACCGCCGACTACCTCCGGGCCCGGCTGCGGATCAGCCGGAGCGAAGCCCGGCGCCGGATCCGAGTGGGTGCCGGCACGATGCCGGAGACCCTCATCAGCGGCGGCGAGGCACCGCCGAAGTATGAACACCTGGCAGCCGGACTGGCAGAGTCTGAAATCGGCGGCACGGCTGCCACGCTCATCCACGACACCCTGGAACGCATCCGCCCGGTCGCCGCTCCGGACCACCTGGCCGCCATGGAGCAGCAGCTGACCCGGCAGGCGGCGGAGGCGGATTTGGATACGCTCCGCATCGTGGCCAGGAGCTGGGAAGCGGCCATTGATCCGGACGGACGCGAACCCAGTATGGAACAGCTCGCCGCCCAGCAAGGCGTCTTCATCAAACGGAAGCGCTGGGGCCTGCACCGGCTCGAAGTGTGTGCGACGGATGAACAGTACGAACACCTGATCACCGCCATGAACACGGCAACCAATCCGCGACTACAAGCGACCTTCGAACCCGAAAGCGGCCAGTCTGGAACGAACGCGGGCCGTGATTTAGCTGTCACGGCCGAAGGCGGCGAAGCTGCCGGGGCCGAAGCCGCGCTCACGGACGACGATGCGCCAAACCCGGACTGGCCGATGCCCACCCGGCCCCAGCTACTGCTTCAGGGTCTGGTCGGAGCCTGCAAGATCGCGCTGTCCACGGACAAGCTTCCCGCCAGCGGAGGCCACCGGCCCCAGGTCATGGTCACCATCGACTACCAGGACCTGATGAGTGCAACCGAAGCCGGCACCTCGGGCCAGGCCGTCTTCACCGGACTCATCACACCCCGCACGGTCCGCAAAATGGCCTGCGACGCCGACCTCATCCCCATCGTGTTCGGCGGCAAAGGCGAAGTCCTCGACATCGGACGCGCACAGCGGCTCTTCACCCCGGCCCAGCGCCGCGCCCTCGTCGCCCGCGACAAAGGCTGCGCCTTCCCCGGCTGCACCATGCCAGCCCACTGGACCGAAGCCCACCACATCCGCTACTGGAAGAAACACAAAGGCCGCACCTCCGTCGCCAACGGCGTGCTCCTCTGCTCCTTCCACCACCACCTCATCCACGCCGGAGACTGGATCATCGAATCGATAGACGGGATACCGTGGTTCATCCCGCCCGCCTACACCGACCCATCCCAAGTCCCACGACGCAACAGATACCGGCACCCCCTGTCCTTAAACGCACAGGCCAATTGA
- a CDS encoding DUF5671 domain-containing protein has protein sequence MTAALAPAPGPGAGTVQRTVRHLVVYTLLFVLVCIAASGAAALLGRLFGIGSEFVAGDVAGLAQGFAFFLIGGPLAAVLWWSVWRRLAEPAERSSLAWGLYVAAMYIVSMIISTTSLLATLSELIAGRTAGWGMTIGGALVWGTVWFGHRWMWRHAGKGPLRLAQVPTVAGTVYGLVIGAGGSVTALAALFDSAVDSLTGTTAVGKPWWVFALQALAWAVAGILLWQWHWIHEGGKRLRSRLADVALVVAGVLGASVLAVTGWGTLLFIILRLAFDRSEPVGDLLEPLGFAVAAAAVGTVVWLYHSSVATGRAEATREGARLVVCGVALAAAATGIGVVVNSLLALAGTTLAGTDPRTLLLGGISALVVGGPLWWRSWQPGKPGRAAAAPAEPAGRRVYLITVFGVSAVVALVTLLVIGYRVFELLLDGTTPGSLVDRIRAPFGLLAATGLVAGYHFSVWRHERPAVPSRAPGRSRPIGHIVLVAAGDPEPWRRAAEEVTGAPVTVWTRAGSQQLPVAGREGPGQEESEAVRLERALVDILAERVLVIAGPGNRLEVIALAD, from the coding sequence GTGACGGCGGCGCTGGCACCGGCCCCGGGCCCCGGCGCGGGGACCGTGCAGCGGACCGTGCGCCATCTGGTCGTCTACACGCTGCTCTTCGTCCTGGTGTGCATCGCCGCCAGCGGCGCCGCGGCCCTGCTGGGACGGCTGTTCGGGATCGGGTCCGAATTCGTGGCCGGCGACGTCGCCGGCCTCGCGCAGGGATTCGCCTTCTTCCTCATCGGTGGTCCGCTGGCCGCAGTTCTCTGGTGGTCGGTGTGGCGGCGGTTGGCAGAACCGGCCGAGCGTTCCTCACTGGCCTGGGGCCTCTACGTTGCCGCGATGTACATCGTCTCAATGATCATCTCCACGACCTCGCTGCTGGCCACGCTGTCCGAACTGATCGCCGGCCGGACAGCCGGATGGGGAATGACCATCGGCGGCGCGCTGGTCTGGGGCACCGTCTGGTTCGGGCACCGGTGGATGTGGCGGCATGCCGGAAAGGGCCCCCTCCGGCTCGCCCAGGTTCCCACTGTCGCCGGAACCGTCTACGGCCTGGTCATTGGCGCCGGCGGCAGCGTCACCGCGCTGGCCGCGCTGTTCGACTCAGCGGTTGATTCGTTGACGGGTACGACGGCGGTGGGCAAGCCGTGGTGGGTGTTCGCACTGCAGGCCCTTGCGTGGGCCGTTGCCGGCATCCTCCTCTGGCAGTGGCACTGGATCCACGAAGGAGGCAAGCGCCTGCGCTCCCGGCTCGCGGACGTGGCGCTCGTGGTGGCCGGCGTCCTCGGAGCCAGCGTGCTGGCCGTGACGGGCTGGGGAACACTGCTGTTCATTATTCTGCGGCTTGCTTTTGACCGGTCCGAGCCGGTGGGGGACTTGCTGGAGCCGCTGGGATTTGCGGTCGCGGCGGCAGCGGTTGGCACGGTGGTCTGGCTTTACCACTCCTCGGTGGCGACCGGCCGGGCGGAAGCTACCCGGGAGGGAGCGAGACTCGTGGTGTGCGGGGTGGCCCTGGCAGCCGCAGCGACGGGAATCGGCGTCGTCGTGAATTCCCTCCTCGCACTCGCCGGCACCACGCTGGCAGGAACGGACCCGCGCACGCTACTGCTCGGCGGGATCAGCGCCCTCGTCGTCGGCGGACCCCTGTGGTGGCGCAGCTGGCAGCCGGGCAAACCCGGACGGGCAGCGGCGGCTCCAGCGGAACCGGCAGGCCGGAGGGTCTACCTGATCACGGTGTTCGGTGTCAGCGCGGTGGTGGCACTGGTGACCCTGCTAGTGATCGGATATCGGGTGTTCGAACTCCTGCTCGACGGCACCACGCCGGGCAGCCTGGTTGACCGGATCCGCGCGCCGTTCGGCCTGCTGGCAGCCACCGGATTGGTCGCCGGATACCACTTCAGCGTGTGGCGGCATGAGCGGCCGGCCGTCCCCTCCCGCGCGCCCGGCCGGTCGCGGCCCATCGGCCACATTGTCCTGGTGGCCGCGGGAGACCCCGAACCCTGGCGCCGGGCGGCAGAGGAAGTGACCGGCGCCCCGGTCACGGTCTGGACACGAGCCGGTTCGCAGCAACTGCCGGTCGCAGGTCGGGAAGGGCCTGGACAGGAGGAATCGGAAGCCGTGCGCCTGGAGCGGGCGCTGGTGGATATCCTGGCCGAACGCGTCCTGGTGATCGCCGGGCCCGGTAACAGACTGGAAGTCATCGCGCTCGCCGATTAG
- a CDS encoding sugar phosphate isomerase/epimerase, giving the protein MPVALSSASVYPLAVHDAFAVAADLGYDGVEVMVTNNQDSQDPDALRNLRERYQQPIVAIHAPTLLLTQQVWGKAWNKVVMSAAMAAEVGASTVVVHPPFRWQSGYAENFPEGIRNIMEDFGVTIAVENMYPWKVRGRETKAYLPHWDPRPLDYQHITWDFSHAASAGVDSLAEIKLLGDRLSHVHLADGFYTSWDDHLVPGHGDQPCAESLQHLGSSGWPGIVVAEVSTRKARGAGEREEWLGETLDFARRNLGLGAAAQAAETRPRRT; this is encoded by the coding sequence ATACCAGTGGCACTGTCCAGCGCTTCCGTCTATCCGCTGGCGGTCCACGACGCGTTCGCCGTCGCGGCGGACCTCGGCTACGACGGCGTGGAAGTCATGGTGACCAACAACCAGGACTCGCAGGACCCGGACGCGCTCCGGAACCTGCGCGAGCGCTACCAGCAGCCGATCGTCGCGATCCACGCGCCGACCCTGCTGCTGACCCAACAGGTCTGGGGCAAGGCCTGGAACAAGGTCGTCATGTCCGCGGCCATGGCGGCCGAGGTCGGCGCCTCCACCGTCGTCGTGCATCCGCCGTTCCGCTGGCAATCCGGCTACGCCGAGAACTTCCCCGAAGGCATCCGCAACATCATGGAGGACTTCGGGGTCACCATCGCGGTGGAGAACATGTACCCGTGGAAGGTCCGCGGGCGCGAAACCAAGGCCTACTTGCCGCACTGGGACCCGCGTCCGCTAGACTACCAGCACATCACCTGGGACTTCTCGCACGCCGCCTCCGCCGGAGTGGATTCCCTGGCGGAGATCAAGCTGCTGGGGGACCGGCTCAGCCATGTGCACCTGGCGGACGGCTTCTACACCAGCTGGGATGACCATCTGGTTCCCGGACATGGCGACCAGCCGTGCGCGGAGAGCCTGCAGCATCTCGGCAGCAGCGGCTGGCCCGGGATCGTCGTCGCGGAGGTCAGCACGCGCAAGGCCCGAGGCGCGGGCGAACGCGAGGAATGGCTGGGCGAAACGCTCGACTTCGCCCGCCGGAACCTGGGCCTCGGCGCCGCCGCCCAGGCCGCGGAAACACGTCCGCGCCGGACATAG